A single genomic interval of Helianthus annuus cultivar XRQ/B chromosome 13, HanXRQr2.0-SUNRISE, whole genome shotgun sequence harbors:
- the LOC110900930 gene encoding uncharacterized protein LOC110900930, translating into MGFFLVFFPEDQQKNFPSSSPTLNSILKRNHLFTRAQSTISVCALLIFVTLIVFTLSSFEPNNDFIKSHHHYRRFLSQNPHAFPANSGKKSPALQGLGTLYTRGTNAVKNLVICHVPEHVTAKELKLFLRGFYWSSGLVSDSDLLFIFDSLSTIEMYDQVIREESDVFLKLVDRFSPEFGNRSKVNDFPAKVDLKTGKNVEKGEPIWGRKIKINNNDNNNSSLNNVGEAELTQTELTRASYGSVVGFGIGELDPENSLSGFLDRVPIGLRRWAGYPMILGRVRRKFKRVMVVDVKDILLLGDPLGGMKSHSHSPESVFLYSTANGKHGRKNKNSHMKVISPSLIIGGERGVRRLSAAMLTEIVRTTTRSRHKPSSLTESALLSQLVANEFLQKSIRFVTSAESIPDPSSLSGVALSNMTVVRRGNSNLDIDEVVMKHICSFPRDSSVYTEC; encoded by the coding sequence ATGGGCTTTTTCTTAGTTTTCTTCCCAGAAGACCAACAAAAAAATTTCCCTTCCTCATCCCCAACACTTAACTCAATCCTTAAACGCAACCACTTATTCACCAGAGCTCAATCCACCATCTCCGTTTGTGCTCTCTTGATCTTCGTTACCCTCATCGTCTTCACTCTCTCATCCTTCGAACCCAACAACGACTTCATCAAATCCCATCATCATTACCGACGCTTTCTGTCGCAAAACCCCCATGCTTTTCCCGCCAATTCCGGCAAAAAGTCGCCGGCGTTACAGGGGTTGGGTACTCTGTATACGCGTGGAACTAACGCCGTTAAAAATCTCGTCATTTGTCACGTGCCGGAGCATGTGACTGCAAAAGAGCTTAAGTTGTTCTTGAGAGGCTTTTATTGGTCCTCGGGTTTGGTTTCGGATTCGGATCTTTTGTTTATATTCGACTCGCTTTCCACAATTGAGATGTACGATCAAGTGATTCGTGAAGAAAGTGATGTGTTTTTAAAACTTGTTGACCGGTTCTCACCGGAATTTGGTAATCGGAGTAAAGTCAACGACTTTCCGGCGAAAGTTGACTTGAAAACCGGCAAGAATGTGGAAAAAGGAGAACCCATTTGGGGGAGGAAAATAAAgataaataataatgataataataattcGAGTTTGAACAATGTGGGTGAAGCTGAGTTGACTcagaccgagttgactcgggcgAGTTACGGGTCGGTTGTGGGTTTTGGGATTGGGGAGTTGGACCCCGAGAATTCGTTATCCGGGTTTTTAGACCGGGTGCCGATTGGTTTGAGACGATGGGCGGGTTACCCGATGATTTTGGGTCGGGTTAGGAGGAAGTTTAAGCGCGTAATGGTTGTTGACGTTAAGGACATTTTACTACTAGGAGACCCACTCGGGGGAATGAAGAGCCATTCTCATTCCCCCGAGTCAGTTTTCCTGTACTCCACAGCCAATGGGAAGCACGGGCGAAAAAACAAAAATTCCCATATGAAAGTGATTAGCCCATCGCTGATAATTGGCGGGGAACGCGGTGTTAGGCGGTTATCCGCCGCAATGCTGACGGAGATCGTCCGAACAACTACGCGTTCACGCCATAAGCCGAGTTCGCTCACCGAGTCGGCTCTTCTGAGTCAACTCGTGGCAAATGAGTTTTTACAGAAAAGCATACGTTTCGTAACATCAGCTGAGTCAATACCGGATCCGAGTTCACTCAGTGGAGTGGCATTATCAAATATGACAGTTGTACGGCGTGGAAATAGCAATTTAGATATTGATGAAGTTGTTATGAAGCATATTTGTTCATTTCCAAGAGACTCATCAGTCTACACAGAATGTTGA